The proteins below are encoded in one region of Paraburkholderia aromaticivorans:
- a CDS encoding type II secretion system F family protein produces MNTSFIGFAVLAFLAVVLAIEAVYLFWSSHRGKDVKRMDERIRALSAGGNVSSQQISILKQRMLSESPFVTQLLLRMPRVHALDRQLQQSGLKWSVARFVTYTLLCAVAGAFAGFVLHAPALVLGVFAALASLLPTMVLRRKRTKRVRQLERQLPDAADLISRALRAGHSFPAALGMVGQELPNPLGGEFALVFDEINYGVSMNDALLNMVNRVPVEDLRYFVIAVLIQREAGGNLAEILGSIAGIIRERLKLLGKVRVLSAEGRLSAWVLAILPFALLGLLTLLNPGYISVFWKDPAGVQLAGVAITMMLFGILWMRKVVRIHI; encoded by the coding sequence ATGAACACGTCGTTTATCGGCTTTGCGGTGCTCGCGTTTCTCGCGGTCGTGCTGGCCATCGAGGCCGTCTATCTGTTCTGGAGCAGCCATCGCGGCAAGGACGTCAAGCGCATGGACGAGCGCATTCGCGCGCTCTCCGCGGGCGGCAACGTGAGCAGCCAACAGATCTCGATCCTCAAGCAGCGCATGCTGAGCGAGTCGCCGTTCGTCACACAACTGCTGCTGCGCATGCCGCGCGTGCACGCGCTCGACCGGCAGTTGCAACAGTCCGGGCTGAAGTGGTCGGTGGCGCGCTTCGTCACTTATACGCTGCTGTGCGCGGTTGCGGGCGCCTTTGCCGGCTTCGTGCTGCACGCGCCCGCGCTGGTGCTGGGTGTGTTCGCCGCGCTGGCCAGCCTGCTCCCGACCATGGTTCTGCGCCGCAAGCGCACCAAACGCGTGCGGCAACTCGAGCGCCAGTTGCCCGACGCAGCCGACCTGATCTCCCGCGCGTTGCGCGCCGGTCACTCCTTTCCGGCCGCGCTCGGCATGGTCGGCCAGGAACTGCCCAATCCGCTCGGCGGCGAATTCGCGCTGGTGTTCGACGAGATCAACTACGGCGTGTCGATGAACGACGCGCTTCTGAACATGGTGAACCGCGTGCCGGTCGAGGACCTGCGCTACTTCGTGATCGCCGTGCTGATCCAGCGCGAGGCGGGCGGCAATCTGGCGGAGATTCTCGGTTCCATCGCGGGCATCATTCGCGAGCGGCTCAAGCTGCTCGGCAAGGTGCGCGTGCTGTCGGCGGAAGGGCGCCTGTCGGCCTGGGTGCTCGCCATATTGCCGTTCGCGCTTCTGGGACTGCTGACGCTGCTCAATCCGGGCTACATCAGCGTGTTCTGGAAAGACCCGGCCGGCGTGCAACTCGCCGGCGTGGCGATCACGATGATGCTGTTCGGCATCTTGTGGATGCGCAAAGTCGTGCGCATCCATATCTAG
- a CDS encoding type II secretion system F family protein has translation MKIEQIVMLGVMFLIVFGAALKAMTLLRPDPVQRRIEELGQPGAPSEADAGAQKSWVETVTKMSERVAKLSLPKEDWDKSALRLRFANAGIRTPSAPAIYFATKTVLALALPALALIFFGNAFEADQGMYLLLTVLAASALGFYLPNLVMTRLVESRQRKLFEDLPDALDLMTVCVEAGLGLDAAMMRVTQEIGVKSHALKDEFDMVLLELRAGSGRDKALRNLSLRTGVEDIDTLAAMLIQADRFGTSVGDSLRVYTDNLRTKRRLRAEEQAAKIALKLLFPLMFFIFPTLLTVLIGPSAIQIVRQLFPAIKTMTGG, from the coding sequence ATGAAAATAGAACAGATCGTGATGCTGGGGGTGATGTTCCTGATCGTGTTCGGCGCGGCGCTCAAGGCGATGACGTTGCTGCGCCCCGATCCTGTCCAACGGCGCATCGAGGAGCTCGGGCAGCCGGGCGCGCCCAGTGAAGCCGACGCCGGCGCGCAAAAGAGCTGGGTCGAGACCGTCACGAAGATGTCCGAGCGGGTCGCCAAACTGTCGCTGCCGAAAGAGGACTGGGACAAGTCGGCGCTGCGTCTGCGCTTCGCGAACGCGGGCATCCGCACGCCGTCCGCGCCGGCCATCTATTTCGCCACCAAGACGGTGCTGGCGCTCGCGCTGCCGGCCCTTGCGCTGATCTTTTTCGGCAACGCCTTCGAAGCCGATCAAGGCATGTATCTGCTGCTGACGGTGCTGGCCGCGTCGGCGCTCGGCTTCTATCTGCCGAACCTCGTGATGACGCGCCTCGTCGAAAGCCGTCAACGCAAGCTGTTCGAAGATCTGCCCGACGCGCTCGATCTGATGACCGTGTGCGTGGAAGCGGGGCTCGGCCTCGACGCGGCGATGATGCGCGTCACCCAGGAAATCGGCGTGAAGAGCCACGCGCTCAAAGACGAATTCGACATGGTGCTGCTGGAATTGCGCGCCGGCTCGGGGCGCGACAAGGCGTTGCGCAACCTGTCGCTGCGCACCGGCGTGGAAGATATCGACACGCTCGCCGCAATGCTGATCCAGGCGGACCGCTTCGGCACCAGCGTGGGCGACTCGCTCCGTGTTTATACCGACAACCTGCGCACCAAGCGACGCTTGCGCGCGGAGGAACAGGCTGCCAAGATCGCCCTGAAGCTCCTGTTTCCGCTGATGTTTTTTATCTTTCCGACGCTGCTGACCGTGCTGATCGGTCCGTCGGCGATCCAGATCGTGCGCCAGCTGTTCCCGGCCATCAAGACCATGACGGGCGGTTGA
- a CDS encoding sterol desaturase family protein — MFASSPFPDLLQHASVWLRMYALGLVMMAAGAALERRWPAAMLQSRAGQRFNVTYAGVYLAIVEAMKPLTAAASIAIVNALGGGMVVLNSHGLGALASFVIVLLTIDVLEYAFHRLQHTWPVLWKLHSLHHSAVEFNVTVALRHHWVESLIKGCLLYPLVGVLFKVEPWIVGSTSIVFMLGHYFAHMNLRVDLGRYITWVNNPQYHRLHHSNRTEHFDHNFTQLLPLWDHLFDTQWVPAREEWPATGLDDGAQPHSLLEAFCWPLRLHAERGAGLAGKPVPALDKETK; from the coding sequence ATGTTCGCATCCAGCCCGTTTCCTGACCTCCTGCAACACGCCAGCGTGTGGCTGCGCATGTACGCGCTCGGACTGGTGATGATGGCCGCGGGCGCGGCGCTGGAACGGCGCTGGCCCGCCGCGATGCTGCAATCGCGCGCCGGCCAGCGTTTCAACGTGACCTATGCGGGCGTCTATCTGGCGATCGTGGAAGCGATGAAGCCGTTGACGGCGGCGGCGAGTATCGCGATCGTGAACGCGCTCGGCGGGGGCATGGTGGTGCTGAACTCGCACGGCTTGGGCGCGTTGGCTTCGTTCGTGATCGTGCTGCTCACTATCGACGTGCTCGAATATGCGTTTCATCGCCTGCAGCACACGTGGCCCGTGCTGTGGAAGCTGCATTCGCTGCACCATAGCGCGGTCGAATTCAATGTCACGGTCGCCTTGCGGCACCACTGGGTCGAGTCCCTCATCAAGGGTTGTCTGCTTTATCCGCTGGTCGGCGTGCTGTTCAAGGTCGAACCATGGATTGTCGGCTCGACTTCGATCGTGTTCATGTTGGGTCATTATTTCGCGCATATGAACCTGCGTGTCGACCTCGGTCGCTACATCACGTGGGTCAACAATCCGCAATATCACCGCCTGCATCATTCGAACCGCACCGAGCATTTCGACCATAACTTCACGCAACTGCTGCCGCTGTGGGATCACCTGTTCGACACGCAGTGGGTGCCGGCCAGAGAAGAGTGGCCGGCCACCGGTCTCGACGACGGCGCGCAGCCGCACTCGCTGCTGGAAGCGTTCTGCTGGCCGCTGCGCCTGCACGCCGAACGCGGCGCGGGGCTTGCCGGCAAGCCGGTGCCGGCGCTGGACAAGGAGACGAAATGA
- a CDS encoding TadE/TadG family type IV pilus assembly protein encodes MKAVRRNSTPNVEARASRRGLTRKQRGVTTVEFALIAPLLFLLLCIAIDLGIAMWVNLTMQYAVREGARYSVTGQTNLDPNATNQQRYLAVVQEIKNSSMGLYSLVSPSYVITINGASQTYNTQTSYSTGMFGNPGDIVVLQINCIWPLLTPLVKPFFANGKFSFSVAATMRNEGF; translated from the coding sequence ATGAAAGCCGTTCGCCGGAACTCCACCCCTAACGTAGAAGCGCGCGCGAGCAGACGCGGACTCACGCGCAAGCAACGCGGCGTGACCACGGTCGAGTTCGCGTTGATCGCGCCGCTGCTGTTCCTGCTGCTGTGCATCGCCATCGACCTCGGCATCGCGATGTGGGTCAATCTGACCATGCAATACGCGGTGCGGGAAGGCGCGCGCTATTCGGTGACGGGCCAGACCAACCTCGATCCGAACGCGACCAACCAGCAGCGTTATCTGGCTGTCGTGCAGGAGATCAAGAACAGCTCGATGGGTCTCTATTCGCTCGTCTCGCCGAGTTACGTGATCACCATCAACGGCGCGAGCCAGACCTACAACACGCAGACGAGTTACAGCACTGGCATGTTCGGCAATCCCGGCGACATCGTGGTGCTGCAGATCAATTGCATCTGGCCGCTTCTCACACCGCTGGTCAAGCCGTTCTTCGCCAACGGCAAGTTCAGCTTCAGCGTCGCGGCGACGATGCGTAACGAGGGCTTCTGA
- a CDS encoding TadE/TadG family type IV pilus assembly protein gives MRTRSLRSRRASRGIVSVEMALLLPMLLALALPVYDIARNIQAQMILINVSREGASLSSRASLTYPMQTIMSSLTATTPPLNMTAHGMIYITEVMGNNNCDSSGNNCTGVVVAQYRWNGGNYNPASQLWNCGNAGTRWATDGTGSCGGIPAAGNTSPVVNLLQGKLSDGQIAYVVEAFYLQTPLIGSLNLGGGITTPALSPNLYAMTVF, from the coding sequence ATGCGCACCCGTTCCTTGCGAAGCCGCCGCGCGTCCAGAGGCATCGTCAGCGTGGAAATGGCGTTGTTGCTGCCGATGCTGCTCGCGCTCGCGCTGCCGGTGTACGACATAGCGCGCAACATCCAGGCGCAGATGATTCTGATCAACGTGAGCCGCGAAGGCGCGAGCCTGTCCTCGCGCGCGTCGCTCACCTATCCGATGCAGACCATCATGTCCTCGCTCACCGCGACCACGCCACCGCTGAACATGACGGCGCACGGCATGATCTACATCACCGAGGTCATGGGCAACAACAACTGCGACAGCAGCGGCAACAATTGCACAGGCGTGGTGGTCGCGCAGTATCGCTGGAATGGCGGCAACTACAATCCGGCGAGCCAGTTGTGGAATTGCGGCAATGCCGGCACGCGCTGGGCGACGGACGGCACCGGCAGTTGCGGCGGCATTCCGGCGGCGGGGAACACGTCGCCGGTGGTGAACCTGCTGCAAGGCAAGCTCTCCGACGGCCAGATCGCATACGTGGTCGAGGCGTTCTATCTGCAGACGCCGCTGATCGGTTCGTTGAATCTCGGCGGCGGCATCACGACACCTGCACTCTCGCCGAATCTCTATGCAATGACGGTGTTCTGA
- a CDS encoding vWA domain-containing protein yields MKTTAAFRRRQRGSVSIIVAVSLIALLGILGLVVDSGLGYMIKARLDAATDGAVIAAGEAVTRGNNQTEQTNNAQQAATAFFAANYPVGFLGSSVTAGTPSIVFNAGTVTIGMTAQASVPVTFTKVLGFNVLNVSATSQSIRKTLDMAFVIDNTQSLNTSGVPAAVRSNAVAFLNNFDVTNDRVALMHFAYGTVIDVPFNGNTRGFDRTTMTADINKYTFNGSTNSAEALWNARNQLNTVITQPSSLRVIVFFSDGAPNSFSSFFTTNQSKCNNIATTLASGDGTSGAVSGLFSIGALSQKLASPCYQSDTSGFVTAMPKWYNAHNVNEQTFPIWPVTSPRVVSNGNATYVNVNRASRNLLEAMAAAARAEGTYVFTLGYGPELVQAAGPDNEIGQDMLKCMANTADSLSRCYNPKQPVGVYCYAATPADLKPCFSQLASQILRISK; encoded by the coding sequence ATGAAAACAACAGCGGCATTCAGAAGGCGGCAGAGGGGATCGGTCAGCATCATCGTGGCGGTGTCGCTGATTGCGTTGCTGGGCATCCTCGGTCTCGTGGTGGATTCCGGGCTCGGCTACATGATCAAGGCGCGCCTCGACGCCGCCACCGACGGCGCGGTGATCGCGGCCGGCGAAGCGGTCACGCGCGGCAACAACCAGACCGAGCAGACCAATAACGCGCAGCAGGCGGCAACGGCCTTTTTCGCGGCGAACTATCCGGTGGGTTTTCTCGGCTCGAGCGTGACGGCGGGTACGCCCTCGATCGTGTTCAACGCCGGCACGGTGACGATCGGCATGACCGCGCAGGCGAGCGTGCCGGTTACGTTCACGAAAGTGCTCGGATTCAACGTGCTGAACGTGAGCGCGACTTCGCAGTCGATCCGTAAGACGCTGGATATGGCGTTCGTGATCGATAACACTCAATCGCTGAACACTTCCGGCGTGCCGGCCGCGGTACGCTCGAACGCGGTGGCCTTCCTCAATAATTTCGACGTGACCAATGATCGTGTGGCGCTGATGCACTTCGCGTACGGCACGGTGATCGACGTGCCGTTCAACGGCAACACGCGCGGTTTCGATCGCACGACCATGACCGCCGACATCAACAAGTACACGTTCAACGGCAGCACCAATTCGGCCGAAGCATTGTGGAATGCGCGCAATCAGTTGAACACGGTGATTACACAACCTTCGAGCCTGCGCGTGATCGTATTTTTCTCGGACGGTGCGCCGAATAGCTTCTCGTCGTTCTTCACGACCAATCAGAGTAAGTGCAACAACATTGCCACTACGCTCGCGAGCGGCGATGGTACATCCGGCGCAGTCTCGGGACTGTTCAGCATTGGTGCCCTGAGTCAAAAGCTGGCGTCGCCGTGTTACCAGAGCGATACGTCGGGATTCGTGACGGCCATGCCGAAGTGGTACAACGCCCACAACGTCAACGAACAAACCTTCCCGATCTGGCCCGTGACCTCGCCGCGTGTGGTGTCGAACGGCAATGCGACGTATGTGAACGTCAACCGCGCTTCGCGCAATCTGCTCGAAGCAATGGCTGCGGCGGCGCGTGCCGAAGGCACCTACGTGTTCACGCTGGGTTACGGACCGGAGTTGGTGCAGGCCGCCGGTCCGGACAATGAAATCGGTCAGGATATGCTCAAGTGCATGGCGAACACAGCCGATTCGCTATCGCGTTGCTACAACCCAAAACAGCCGGTTGGCGTGTACTGCTACGCCGCGACACCAGCCGATCTGAAGCCGTGCTTTTCGCAACTGGCTTCGCAAATCCTGCGTATTTCCAAGTGA
- a CDS encoding methyltransferase family protein, translating to MTTTTPLQDLPLAVGQQAASASSATSAAADSVGGLRHALVEVAARLGAALMLSLFAYAAMAEWRTQPSRITLLLLVVAACFTVGLSLFTRVPMKRDWRPFAFICSMGGTYYFLAVRLSPGVQLVPEAVGAALQLLGTFWQLYAKASLRRSFGILPANRGVVSRGAYRFVRHPMYLGYFIIDIGFLLVNFGLQNLLVYGCQFALQVGRIVREEQLLSADEGYRNYKARVRYRVIPGIF from the coding sequence ATGACCACGACGACACCTTTGCAAGACCTGCCACTCGCCGTCGGCCAGCAAGCCGCCTCGGCATCGAGCGCCACGTCCGCCGCCGCGGATAGCGTTGGCGGCCTGCGCCATGCGCTCGTGGAAGTGGCCGCGCGCCTGGGCGCCGCGCTCATGTTGAGCCTGTTCGCCTATGCCGCGATGGCGGAATGGCGCACGCAGCCGTCGCGCATCACGCTGTTATTGCTCGTGGTTGCCGCGTGCTTCACGGTGGGCTTGTCGCTCTTCACACGCGTGCCCATGAAACGCGATTGGCGGCCGTTCGCCTTCATCTGCTCGATGGGCGGCACGTACTATTTCCTCGCCGTGCGTCTCTCACCCGGCGTGCAACTCGTGCCGGAGGCCGTCGGCGCCGCGCTGCAACTGCTGGGGACTTTCTGGCAGTTGTATGCCAAGGCGTCGTTGCGCCGCTCGTTCGGCATCCTGCCCGCCAATCGCGGCGTCGTATCGCGTGGTGCCTATCGCTTCGTGCGCCATCCGATGTACCTCGGTTACTTCATCATCGACATCGGTTTTCTGCTGGTGAACTTCGGCCTGCAGAACCTGCTGGTGTACGGTTGCCAGTTCGCGTTGCAGGTGGGGCGCATCGTGCGCGAGGAGCAGCTTCTCTCCGCGGACGAAGGCTATCGCAACTACAAAGCCCGCGTGCGTTATCGCGTGATTCCGGGCATTTTCTAA
- a CDS encoding MFS transporter, whose product MTSSAMPQIKPVKERVATLGVFLANGFGIGAWAVEVPRIKESLALGDASLGIALFAFALGAIVAMPLAGQLAPRFGSGRATALLGAAFVIALPLPAFAPGMAALCVVLFLLGAANGALDVSMNGHASTIETQWHAPIMSSFHAAWSAGGLLGAASGAMLQKSGAGVIAGLLIPDLFIAVLIIGAAVLALRDLGPRAAAASSGLAWPSSAVMKLAMLAFLCMLVEGAVADWSAVYLRSALNREASVAAIGYSAFAFSMAACRIVGDVSVRRFGSSKVVALGGLIAVAGLALVLSWPTIFTACVGFAMVGVGLANIVPVIFSAAGRSTLTPATGVSMAATFGYAGFLVGPPLIGLGAGLLGLRLALCVLVMATLVVCLVGGKAVRSVRLA is encoded by the coding sequence ATGACATCGTCCGCTATGCCTCAGATCAAACCGGTCAAGGAACGCGTCGCGACCTTGGGCGTGTTTCTCGCCAACGGCTTCGGCATCGGCGCGTGGGCTGTCGAAGTCCCGCGCATCAAGGAAAGCCTGGCGCTGGGCGACGCCTCGCTCGGCATCGCGCTGTTCGCTTTCGCGCTCGGCGCGATCGTCGCGATGCCGCTGGCGGGACAACTGGCGCCGCGCTTCGGCAGTGGCCGCGCTACCGCGTTACTCGGCGCGGCGTTCGTCATCGCGCTGCCGCTGCCGGCTTTCGCGCCCGGCATGGCCGCGCTGTGCGTCGTGCTGTTCCTGCTCGGCGCGGCGAACGGCGCGCTCGACGTCTCCATGAACGGCCACGCGAGCACGATCGAAACGCAGTGGCACGCGCCCATCATGTCGTCGTTTCATGCGGCCTGGAGCGCGGGGGGCCTGCTCGGCGCCGCCTCGGGTGCGATGTTGCAAAAGAGCGGTGCCGGGGTGATCGCCGGCCTGTTGATCCCGGACCTGTTCATCGCGGTCCTGATCATCGGCGCCGCGGTGCTTGCATTGCGTGATCTCGGTCCGAGGGCGGCTGCCGCGTCGAGCGGCCTGGCGTGGCCCTCGTCCGCCGTGATGAAGCTCGCCATGCTCGCGTTCCTTTGCATGCTGGTGGAAGGCGCGGTCGCCGACTGGAGCGCCGTGTATCTGCGCTCGGCGCTGAACCGCGAGGCGAGCGTCGCCGCGATCGGCTACTCCGCGTTCGCGTTCTCGATGGCGGCGTGCCGCATCGTCGGCGATGTGTCGGTGCGCCGTTTCGGTTCGAGCAAGGTCGTTGCGCTGGGCGGTTTGATCGCGGTGGCCGGGCTTGCGCTCGTGTTGAGCTGGCCGACAATCTTCACGGCTTGCGTGGGCTTCGCGATGGTCGGCGTCGGCCTCGCGAATATCGTCCCGGTGATTTTCAGCGCGGCGGGCCGCTCGACGCTCACGCCGGCAACCGGCGTGTCGATGGCCGCCACCTTCGGTTATGCGGGCTTCCTGGTCGGGCCGCCGTTGATCGGCCTCGGCGCGGGCCTGCTCGGTTTGCGCCTTGCCTTGTGCGTGCTTGTCATGGCGACGCTGGTCGTTTGTCTGGTCGGTGGCAAGGCGGTGCGGAGTGTGCGGCTTGCTTAG
- a CDS encoding DeoR/GlpR family DNA-binding transcription regulator: MQRTRQEAIDGLLPEQREQLILERLRTHGRVLASALAAELQTSEHTVRRHLRDLAEQGHCKRVYGGALLISPADKPASVRMGEAVDRKACLAAAAVSIVRSKQIILLDAGSTNVAIAEALPDNAELTVVTNSPEAAARLLNRPGFEVILVGGRIARGAAGSLGATALLQIQQIRADLCFLGACALDPDEGVAAFDAEDAELKRSMIKASGQIAIAMTSEKLMTAAPFSVAPASAVDYLFVEADLPAARLASLEAVCDNVMVARS, encoded by the coding sequence ATGCAACGAACGCGACAGGAAGCCATCGACGGGCTGCTGCCCGAGCAGCGCGAACAGCTGATTCTCGAACGGCTGCGAACACACGGGCGCGTACTGGCGTCGGCGCTCGCCGCGGAACTCCAGACATCGGAGCACACGGTGCGCCGCCATTTGCGCGATCTCGCCGAGCAGGGCCATTGCAAGCGCGTCTACGGCGGCGCCCTGCTGATCTCACCGGCTGACAAACCCGCGTCGGTACGCATGGGCGAGGCCGTGGATCGCAAGGCCTGTCTCGCCGCCGCCGCGGTGTCGATCGTCCGCTCCAAGCAGATCATTCTTCTGGACGCGGGGTCGACCAACGTCGCGATTGCCGAGGCGCTGCCCGACAACGCGGAGCTGACTGTCGTGACGAATTCGCCCGAGGCCGCCGCGCGCCTGCTGAACCGGCCCGGATTCGAAGTGATTCTGGTCGGCGGACGGATCGCGCGCGGTGCGGCGGGCTCGCTCGGCGCGACCGCCCTGCTGCAGATCCAACAGATCCGCGCCGACCTCTGTTTCCTCGGCGCGTGCGCGCTCGATCCGGACGAAGGCGTGGCCGCCTTCGACGCCGAAGATGCCGAACTGAAACGGTCGATGATCAAGGCAAGCGGCCAGATCGCCATCGCCATGACCTCGGAAAAGCTGATGACGGCGGCACCGTTTTCGGTGGCGCCCGCGTCCGCCGTCGACTACCTGTTCGTCGAAGCCGACCTGCCCGCTGCACGCCTCGCCAGCCTCGAAGCCGTCTGCGACAACGTGATGGTGGCCCGCTCATGA
- a CDS encoding PepSY-associated TM helix domain-containing protein, producing MSTTTGSDARRVTSATTAVHPGYRTLWRWHFYAGLFVMPFLIVLAITGTLYCFQPQIEPLLYTQRLIVTPQAVPRLPEGTLLSRARSAMPPDAVAMTAVVASAPERSAEFIFRLADGDKQSVYVNPYTGAVLGTLSVERRFMQVDRMLHRKLLLGKPGELLMELAACWTLVMIGTGVALWWPREKTTASATLLPRFALKGRALWKNVHAVMGIWLALGALAFVLTGLPWTGSWGKQFKALATAANLGAPPGSWGGLPLQSAMPGKSGTQPSATDPHAENMAHDEHAEHNGHGAHAATMDSMPGMVMDDLPLPLTPWAVGNTRVPNSHSGSDEASAAHPLPLGRVVALAASLGVTDGYNIVLPASATGVYTVSYFPDDPKDERTLYIDQYSGAILKDIRYGDYGAVSKAVSYGTSLHMGRYFGVANQILCAAISLGLAAMAVTGCVTWWKRRPQRSLGAPSRERAAPPMRGWKIGLVLLGIVFPLMGATLLAVWLADRAIFGRASRRAATP from the coding sequence ATGTCCACCACCACTGGCAGCGACGCCCGGCGCGTCACGTCGGCGACCACGGCCGTCCATCCAGGCTATCGGACGCTCTGGCGCTGGCATTTCTATGCGGGCCTCTTCGTGATGCCGTTTCTGATCGTGCTGGCGATCACCGGCACGCTGTATTGCTTCCAGCCGCAAATCGAGCCGCTGCTTTATACGCAGCGCCTGATCGTCACACCGCAAGCCGTACCGAGGCTACCCGAAGGCACGCTGCTGTCGAGAGCGCGTTCGGCCATGCCGCCAGATGCGGTCGCAATGACCGCTGTCGTCGCGAGCGCACCGGAGCGCAGCGCCGAATTCATCTTCCGTCTCGCGGACGGCGATAAACAGAGCGTCTATGTGAACCCTTATACCGGCGCCGTGCTGGGCACGCTGAGCGTCGAACGCCGCTTCATGCAAGTGGACCGGATGCTTCATCGCAAGCTGCTGCTCGGCAAACCCGGCGAGCTGCTGATGGAACTGGCCGCATGCTGGACGCTCGTGATGATCGGCACCGGCGTCGCGCTGTGGTGGCCGCGCGAGAAAACCACGGCAAGTGCGACGCTGTTGCCGCGCTTCGCGCTCAAGGGCCGCGCGCTGTGGAAGAACGTCCATGCTGTGATGGGCATCTGGCTCGCGCTCGGTGCGCTCGCGTTCGTATTGACGGGACTGCCGTGGACGGGTTCGTGGGGCAAGCAGTTCAAGGCGCTCGCGACCGCCGCGAATCTCGGTGCGCCGCCGGGTTCGTGGGGCGGTTTGCCGTTGCAATCGGCCATGCCCGGAAAGAGCGGCACGCAGCCCTCCGCAACGGATCCGCATGCGGAAAACATGGCACATGATGAGCACGCCGAACACAACGGCCATGGCGCCCATGCGGCCACCATGGATTCGATGCCCGGCATGGTGATGGACGACCTGCCTCTACCGCTCACGCCCTGGGCCGTCGGCAACACACGCGTGCCTAACTCCCACTCCGGCTCCGATGAGGCAAGCGCCGCGCATCCGCTGCCGCTCGGACGCGTCGTTGCACTAGCCGCATCGCTCGGCGTGACGGACGGCTACAACATCGTGCTGCCTGCTTCCGCGACCGGCGTCTACACCGTCTCGTACTTTCCGGACGATCCGAAAGACGAACGCACGCTATACATCGACCAATACAGTGGTGCGATCCTGAAGGACATCCGCTATGGCGATTACGGCGCGGTGTCGAAGGCCGTGTCGTACGGCACGTCGCTGCATATGGGCCGTTATTTCGGCGTCGCCAACCAGATTCTCTGCGCCGCGATTTCTTTAGGGCTGGCCGCGATGGCCGTCACCGGCTGCGTGACGTGGTGGAAGCGGCGGCCGCAACGCTCGCTTGGCGCACCGTCGCGTGAACGTGCCGCGCCGCCGATGCGCGGCTGGAAAATCGGCCTCGTCCTGCTCGGCATCGTGTTCCCGTTGATGGGCGCCACGCTGCTCGCGGTGTGGCTCGCGGATCGCGCGATCTTCGGCCGTGCTTCGCGGCGCGCGGCGACGCCATGA